The following are encoded together in the Culex pipiens pallens isolate TS chromosome 1, TS_CPP_V2, whole genome shotgun sequence genome:
- the LOC120426063 gene encoding mitochondrial-processing peptidase subunit beta, translated as MASLLKLSGSLRVYGRGSQQLFQRLKSSNAADFRAALVNVPPTEVTQLDSGLRVASEDSGSQTATVGLWIDAGSRYEDARNNGVAHFLEHMAFKGTAKRSQTDLELEVENMGAHLNAYTSREQTVFYAKCLSKDVPKAVEVLSDIIQNSKLGEAEIERERGVILREMQEVESNLQEVVFDHLHATAYQGTPLGNTILGPTKNIQSIGKADLQAYIDSHYKAPRIVLAAAGGVKHGDLVKLAESSLGKVGSTFDGKAPALTPCRFTGSEVRVRDDSLPLAHVAIAVEGCGWTDQDNVPLMVANTLIGAWDRSQGGGANNASKLAAAAAEDNLCHSFQSFNTCYKDTGLWGIYFVCDPLKCEDMVFNLQNEWMRLCTMVTDSEVDRAKNLLKTNMLLQLDGTTPICEDIGRQMLCYNRRIPLHELEKRIDNVNAQNVRDVAMKYIFDRCPAIAAVGPIENLPDYMRIRSSMYWVRV; from the exons ATGGCCTCGTTGCTAAAACTGTCCGGCAGCCTGCGGGTGTACGGCCGCGGCTCCCAGCAGCTGTTCCAG cgtcTCAAGTCGTCGAATGCGGCTGACTTCCGGGCTGCGCTGGTCAATGTTCCGCCGACGGAGGTGACCCAGCTGGACAGTGGACTGCGTGTGGCCAGTGAGGATTCCGGCTCGCAGACGGCGACCGTTGGGCTGTGGATCGATGCCGGATCGCGGTACGAGGATGCCCGTAATAACGGCGTCGCGCACTTCCTGGAGCACATGGCCTTCAAGGGTACGGCCAAGCGTTCCCAGACCGACCTGGAGCTAGAGGTGGAGAATATGGGCGCGCACCTGAACGCGTACACGTCTCGCGAGCAGACCGTCTTCTACGCCAAGTGTCTGTCCAAGGACGTCCCGAAGGCGGTGGAGGTTCTGTCCGACATCATCCAGAACTCGAAGCTGGGTGAGGCGGAAATCGAGCGCGAGCGGGGTGTGATTCTGCGCGAGATGCAGGAGGTCGAGAGCAACCTGCAGGAAGTGGTCTTTGACCATCTGCACGCGACCGCCTACCAGGGAACTCCCCTCGGAAACACCATCCTTGGGCCGACCAAGAACATCCAGTCGATTGGCAAGGCCGACCTGCAGGCCTACATCGATTCGCACTACAAGGCACCGCGCATCGTCCTGGCCGCGGCCGGTGGCGTCAAGCACGGAGATCTGGTCAAGCTGGCCGAGTCCAGCCTCGGAAAGGTTGGCAGCACCTTCGACGGAAAGGCCCCCGCCCTGACGCCGTGCCGATTCACCGGTTCGGAAGTGCGCGTCCGCGATGATTCGCTCCCGTTGGCGCACGTCGCCATTGCCGTCGAGGGTTGCGGCTGGACCGACCAGGACAACGTTCCGCTGATGGTGGCCAACACGCTGATCGGCGCGTGGGATCGCTCGCAGGGTGGTGGCGCCAACAATGCGTCCAAGCTGGCCGCGGCCGCCGCCGAGGACAACCTGTGCCACAGCTTCCAGTCGTTCAACACGTGCTACAAGGATACCGGCCTGTGGGGCATCTACTTCGTGTGCGATCCGCTCAAGTGCGAGGACATGGTGTTCAACCTGCAGAACGAGTGGATGCGCCTGTGCACGATGGTCACCGACAGCGAGGTCGACCGCGCCAAGAACCTGCTGAAGACGAACATGCTGCTGCAGCTGGACGGCACGACGCCGATCTGCGAGGACATCGGTCGCCAGATGCTGTGCTACAACCGTCGGATTCCGCTGCACGAGCTGGAGAAGCGCATCGAC AACGTCAACGCCCAGAACGTGCGCGACGTCGCGATGAAGTACATCTTCGACCGCTGCCCGGCCATCGCCGCCGTCGGCCCCATTGAGAACCTGCCCGACTACATGCGCATCCGCAGCTCGATGTACTGGGTCCGAGTGTAA
- the LOC120426060 gene encoding uncharacterized protein K02A2.6-like gives MTDPDLKNAILRLTDILAKQQETLERLQNPGHPAGGAERIVESLASGIQEFQYDPDAGVFFDGWYGRYEDVFTKDGKDLDDPARVRLLLRKLSTPVHEKYTNTVLPNHPRDFTLAQTVAKLKKLFGRQKSVFHARYQCLQYAKNDADDFTTYAATVNKHCEAFQLSKLSSDQFKALRFVCGLQSPRDADIRARLISKLEADETAAVEAAAAGAAAGDAGAAGVAARSRVTLENLVEECHRVANLKQDTLMVENKDARNVNIVSRNQKKPASQGKPKTPKTPCWKCGDNHYVRECPFASHTCSRCKQQGHKEGYCSSNKPTTSKQTKPKENVRSKGIFTVCNIGSKRKFVPVELNGTAVKLQHDSASDITIISQETWTSIGQPAARPTDESAVTASGSSLNLLAEFLTEITIGGVTKRGRIFISDSAELNVLGIETMDLFDLWSIPINNLVNAVHQRPDQVIEQLKQQFPEVFRSTLGRCTKAQVKLYLKPDARPTYCPKRPVAYAALPKVDAELQRLQDNGIISPVQFSDWAAPIVVVRKADNVSVRICGDYSTGLNNALESDRHPLPHPDDLFAELAGAHFFTHLDLSDAYLQVEVEEESRKLLTVNTHRGLFQYNRLPPGVKPAPGAFQRITNSMVAGIPGVKTYLDDILIAGRTREDHDRSLRAVLERVREYGFHLRIEKCRFALPQIKFLGHIVDKDGIRPDPSKTEAIAQMQPPKDVQQLRSYLGAINYYGRFVKQMKQLRAPLDNLLKKDAPWRWSAECQKSFEQFKAILLSDLLLTHYDPSKEIVVAADASKYGLGAVIMHRFPSGEVKAIAHASRSLTPAEMNYGQVEKEALALVFAVTRFHKMLYGRHFLLQTDHQPLLKVFGSKKGIPVYTANRLQRWALTFLLYDFDIQHVSTTAFGYADFLSRLMSSQSRPDEDYVIAAVYVESEARAILDDSISNLPVTHKMIVAETRKDPVLQQVVSFLNEGWPASAKLIADPDVRKFFARRDGLQVVDDCVMFGDRIVVPLKFRKRIIRQLHRGHPGMDRMKSLARSYVYWPNVDDDVVQFVRQCKPCAAAAKSPTKATLESWPLPDRPWQRVHIDYAGPVDGYYYFVIVDAYSKWPEIFRTRAITATATLDMLRETCSRYGNPDVLVSDNGTQFTSGQFEEFCRANGVTHLRTAPYHPQSNGQAERFVDSLKRGLKKLSEGEGSPTLEHLQTFLSVYRSTPNRNTPNMTSPAEAFLGRPVRTTLDLLKKPVPATPVTVNHKQNEQFNRRHGAVKREFKDDDLVYAEYHQRNTKSWIPGRVVERKGSVNYIVQLDLEGRQRIVSSHVNQLRPRYDAEVPDQVQQRLPWEILIEEARPMLLADQEEPEAPIEIDIPVPDSPAPPALPGTEDPLEGGSGTNDFVLPEEDAVPADKPITPPKPPTPILPVGPRRPIRPSRIPRWLNLYDIS, from the coding sequence ATGACCGATCCGGACTTGAAGAACGCGATTTTGCGGCTGACGGACATATTGGCCAAGCAGCAGGAGACCCTCGAACGGTTGCAGAACCCGGGTCATCCGGCTGGCGGCGCAGAACGGATCGTCGAGTCGCTGGCAAGCGGAATTCAAGAGTTCCAGTACGATCCGGATGCCGGAGTCTTCTTCGATGGCTGGTACGGGAGGTACGAGGACGTTTTCACCAAGGACGGCAAGGACCTCGACGACCCCGCTCGAGTGAGGTTGCTTCTACGGAAGCTCAGCACGCCCGTCCACGAAAAGTACACCAACACGGTTCTTCCCAACCATCCCCGGGATTTCACGCTGGCGCAGACCGTCGCGAAGCTCAAGAAGCTCTTCGGCCGGCAGAAATCCGTTTTCCACGCCCGTTACCAGTGCTTGCAGTACGCCAAGAACGACGCGGATGACTTCACGACCTATGCTGCCACGGTGAACAAACACTGTGAAGCGTTCCAGCTCTCCAAGCTTTCCTCCGACCAGTTCAAAGCGCTCCGGTTCGTCTGTGGACTCCAATCGCCACGGGACGCGGACATACGAGCCCGACTGATCTCCAAGCTTGAAGCCGACGAAACCGCAGCTGTCGAAGCAGCCGCAGCAGGCGCTGCCGCCGGCGACGCTGGCGCAGCAGGCGTTGCTGCCCGAAGCAGGGTGACCCTGGAGAACCTCGTGGAAGAGTGCCACCGTGTGGCCAACCTGAAGCAGGACACGCTGATGGTGGAGAACAAGGATGCACGCAACGTCAACATTGTGTCTCGCAACCAGAAGAAGCCTGCCTCGCAGGGGAAACCAAAAACCCCGAAAACGCCCTGTTGGAAGTGCGGGGACAACCACTACGTTCGAGAGTGTCCGTTCGCTTCGCACACCTGTTCCAGATGCAAGCAACAAGGACACAAAGAGGGCTATTGCTCCAGCAACAAGCCCACCACCTCGAAGCAGACGAAGCCCAAGGAGAACGTGAGGTCGAAAGGTATCTTCACGGTCTGCAACATCGGAAGCAAGCGGAAGTTCGTTCCGGTCGAGCTCAACGGCACAGCAGTCAAGCTCCAGCACGACTCGGCGTCCGACATTACCATCATTTCGCAAGAAACATGGACCAGCATCGGACAGCCAGCCGCTCGACCCACCGACGAATCTGCTGTCACGGCTTCCGGAAGCAGCCTCAACCTTCTCGCCGAGTTCCTGACCGAGATCACCATCGGAGGCGTCACCAAGCGTGGACGCATCTTCATCTCGGACAGCGCCGAACTCAACGTCCTTGGCATCGAGACGATGGATCTTTTCGATCTGTGGTCTATTCCGATCAACAACTTGGTCAACGCCGTGCACCAACGCCCCGACCAAGTCATCGAGCAACTCAAGCAGCAGTTTCCGGAGGTGTTCCGAAGCACGCTGGGTAGATGCACCAAAGCGCAGGTGAAGCTGTACCTCAAGCCCGACGCACGTCCAACCTACTGCCCGAAGCGACCAGTGGCGTACGCCGCTCTTCCGAAGGTGGACGCAGAACTGCAGCGGCTCCAGGACAACGGTATCATCTCGCCAGTTCAATTCTCGGACTGGGCAGCTCCGATAGTCGTCGTGCGCAAGGCGGACAACGTCTCCGTCAGGATTTGCGGTGACTATTCGACGGGGCTGAACAACGCGCTGGAATCTGACCGTCACCCGCTGCCTCACCCCGACGACCTCTTCGCGGAACTGGCTGGCGCACACTTCTTCACACATCTCGATTTGTCTGACGCCTACCTGCAGGTCGAGGTCGAAGAGGAATCGCGAAAGCTGCTCACCGTGAACACACATCGTGGCCTCTTCCAGTACAACCGACTGCCGCCTGGAGTCAAGCCGGCGCCTGGAGCCTTCCAGCGCATCACCAACAGCATGGTTGCCGGCATTCCTGGAGTCAAGACGTACCTGGACGACATCCTCATCGCTGGCCGCACCAGAGAGGATCACGATCGCAGTCTTCGCGCTGTTCTCGAGCGCGTGCGTGAGTATGGCTTTCACTTACGCATCGAAAAGTGCCGTTTCGCCCTGCCACAGATCAAGTTCCTCGGACACATCGTGGACAAAGATGGCATTCGGCCCGATCCATCCAAGACGGAGGCCATCGCCCAGATGCAGCCGCCGAAGGATGTCCAGCAGCTGAGGTCCTACCTCGGCGCAATCAACTACTACGGACGGTTCGTGAAGCAGATGAAGCAGCTCCGGGCTCCCCTGGACAACCTGCTCAAGAAGGACGCACCCTGGCGCTGGTCCGCAGAATGCCAGAAATCGTTTGAGCAGTTCAAGGCCATCCTGCTTTCCGATCTGCTGCTCACCCACTATGACCCGTCCAAGGAGATCGTTGTCGCAGCAGATGCATCGAAGTACGGCCTCGGCGCCGTCATCATGCACCGATTCCCGTCCGGTGAGGTGAAGGCCATCGCGCACGCCTCTCGCTCACTGACGCCGGCGGAGATGAACTACGGACAAGTGGAGAAGGAAGCCCTGGCCCTGGTTTTCGCTGTCACGCGATTCCACAAGATGCTGTACGGACGCCACTTCCTCCTGCAAACCGATCATCAACCGCTGCTCAAGGTATTCGGCTCGAAGAAAGGCATTCCTGTCTACACGGCGAATCGTCTTCAACGCTGGGCCTTGACGTTCCTGCTGTACGACTTCGACATCCAGCACGTTTCGACGACGGCTTTCGGCTACGCTGATTTTCTCTCCCGGCTGATGTCATCCCAAAGCCGGCCAGATGAGGATTACGTGATTGCCGCCGTCTACGTCGAATCCGAAGCCAGAGCCATCCTCGACGACTCAATCAGCAACCTTCCAGTCACTCACAAGATGATCGTGGCTGAGACGCGAAAGGATCCAGTTCTCCAGCAAGTGGTGAGTTTCCTCAACGAAGGTTGGCCAGCGAGCGCCAAGCTGATTGCTGACCCTGACGTCAGAAAGTTCTTCGCTCGGCGCGATGGACTCCAAGTCGTCGACGACTGTGTGATGTTCGGCGATCGGATCGTCGTGCCCCTCAAGTTCCGCAAACGGATCATTCGCCAACTGCATCGCGGACACCCAGGGATGGACCGCATGAAGTCTCTGGCCCGCAGCTACGTTTACTGGCCGAACGTAGACGACGATGTGGTGCAGTTTGTTCGCCAGTGCAAACCGTGCGCTGCTGCAGCGAAATCCCCGACGAAGGCGACCCTCGAGTCGTGGCCTCTCCCGGACAGGCCGTGGCAACGTGTCCACATCGACTACGCTGGACCAGTCGATGGTTACTACTACTTCGTCATCGTGGATGCCTACTCCAAGTGGCCCGAGATCTTCCGCACTCGTGCCATAACCGCAACTGCAACCCTGGACATGCTTCGTGAGACCTGTTCCCGTTACGGCAACCCGGACGTCCTGGTCTCAGACAACGGAACGCAGTTCACCAGCGGGCAGTTCGAGGAGTTTTGCCGTGCAAATGGTGTCACCCACCTCCGCACTGCGCCCTACCACCCGCAGTCAAACGGCCAAGCGGAGCGATTCGTTGACTCACTCAAACGTGGCCTCAAGAAGTTGAGTGAGGGGGAAGGCTCGCCCACACTGGAGCACTTGCAAACGTTCTTGTCGGTGTACCGTTCCACGCCCAACCGGAACACACCGAACATGACGTCTCCAGCTGAAGCATTCCTTGGACGACCCGTGCGCACCACACTGGACCTGCTGAAGAAGCCTGTTCCTGCCACGCCGGTCACCGTCAACCACAAGCAGAACGAGCAGTTCAACCGTCGGCATGGAGCCGTCAAGCGCGAGTTCAAGGACGATGACCTGGTCTACGCCGAGTACCACCAGCGCAACACCAAGTCCTGGATTCCTGGCCGTGTCGTCGAACGGAAAGGATCCGTCAACTACATCGTGCAGCTGGACCTGGAAGGAAGACAGAGGATCGTGAGTTCGCACGTCAACCAGTTACGCCCTCGCTACGATGCTGAAGTTCCTGACCAAGTCCAACAACGTCTACCGTGGGAGATCCTGATCGAAGAAGCTCGACCGATGCTGCTAGCCGACCAGGAAGAACCTGAAGCTCCCATCGAGATTGACATTCCTGTTCCGGACAGTCCCGCACCACCGGCCCTGCCTGGAACCGAAGATCCACTGGAAGGTGGATCTGGCACAAACGACTTTGTGCTGCCTGAAGAAGATGCCGTACCCGCCGACAAGCCCATAACGCCGCCGAAGCCGCCGACACCGATACTTCCTGTTGGTCCACGACGTCCCATTCGACCATCCAGAATTCCACGGTGGCTGAATTTGTACGACATCTCTTAA